The window AATGTTAATAGATATAGTCTTTGCAAAGAGAGTGATGAGTCTGCTGATGAAATTTTCATTCACTGTGCAATGACAAAGGTATTATAGatgtttgttttattaatttttagttaGAAATAAGCGTTTCTAGCTACAGTGAGGAATATGCTTCTCAAGTGGAAGTTTTTAAGGTATTGGATAAGAAGAGTCACCATCTTTGACAAATGACACCCCTATGCTTATTCTGGTGTATATGGAAAGAGGGAAACCATAAAATCTTTAATGGGGAAGAGCTTGCATATTAGAGATTAAAAGAGAGCTTTATTAAATCCCTCTTTGATTGGTCCAAAGTTCTGTTAGAAATGGGCAATTCTGAATGATGACTTTTGTAAATGGTCTTAGTTGTGGATAGTTTGGTTTTGAGTTGaggttgtttttttattctttgttttgttttttttgtgtttaCTCCCTGTATATGTAAGGTAAGGTATGCCCCTTTCATTGGCATgctcttttaatatattctccttttgcttatcaaaacaaaaaaagaaatataaagagAACACATAAATCAGGGGAAGGATGAAGGAATTAAACCAATAGGAATGAGAAACAGTTGGGTATATTTTTTCGGCAGAATACTTCATGCAGCAGGGGCAAGATGGGGGAAAACCTTACCACACCTGGTGCCATAAATGTGGCATATATGCATCGTGTTCTAACTCCACACCTAGTACTATAATTTTCACAGAAGACGATCACCCTTCCCCACCCAGCAAATCTAAAATCAAGTTGCAAAATGAATCTTCTAGACTGCTTTCGGATTTCTCCTaaacatcaaaataaacaaatgataGGCATACTGTTCCATAGAAGTCTTACTTGCAAAACAAGATCCACATAAGTAGGGGGCGATGCATTACAACGGTTACAGCAACAGGAAAACCGATACTTCACCCATAACTCTGCATGTCTAATTTCCTGGAAAATCAAATCAGTGCAAATAAAAGCGTATAACGTGAActcaaaaaacaagaaaaaaaacagagtaTAGAAGGACGAGTTGGAACACATTTTAGCACAATGCCACTGAGTTCACTTACACTATGGTGATTATGCAAGTAATCTAAAATCATGCAGCTTCTCATTAGGTCGACTTCTTGTCATTTTTCGCAATTGCTTCAAACATAAGGCATAATGCAATAATCTAAAAGCTTAAAAGTAATAGCAGATGCCAAATTTACAAGCACATTTTGCACATTCAATCTCTTAACAGTGGAACTGTAGATACTGAAAATGAAGATTACCTTAGGCTGCAACAGGTCTATGTATGCAACCCACACCTCCTCACCCTTTTTAATTGCCTTGATGCTCCGAACGATGATTCTTGGCCCGTGTACGTTGCATCCTTTACTAGAGAAAATCAATTACAAGTAGATAATCAAAATATCCAATAAATTCACAACTGAATTTTTTGAGAAACCAAattgaaaaaaacataaaataattaaaataaaaaagattcaaTCACCTTCTATTGATTCACTTTTGCTACGAACAGCATTCTGTATCTGAAAAACATTTCggtttcataattttcaaatcctttGAATATggttaaaattaaagaaacaattCAGAATTTAGGAATAGTgatctatttttctttacttcaaTTTCATCATTGCCTCCAGGGATAATCTGGAGCCTCGACTCGCCAGAAAACTGGGGCGTCTCAGGTGAACGGAGCAAGAACCGGTAACAAGCATTGGGAGAACAGCTGTGATTGATCCAAGAGAAGCACCAATCGTAGACGGCTATCCCTAGGGCGGACCCTCCATTAACCTGCACTTCAACTGCATTGGTGAGGACCAGGCAGAGCAGGGCCTCCTCCAGTTTGGAGTCCCCGGAGAATTCCGTACCATCTCGCATACATCGGGCAATGGCCATGGCCTTGCCGCCGTCTCGGATTCTCGTCAGAGTCTCATCACTTTCCGAGTTGTGGGAGGGTGAGATGAGGTGGTGGAGGTTGGTGAGTAGGCCGCAGATTCGATGGAGCGGTTGGGTATGGAGGGGAGGGAGGTGGAGGATGTGGAGGAGGCGGAGGGCAGCACGGAGGTCGGAGGAGTGAGCGGTGGAGGGGTGGGAATGgcggaggaggaggaagaggtGGTGCTCTGCGCTGGAGAAGTGGAGGGGGGAGTCGGAGGCGGAGCATGGTGGAGAGCAGTAGCAGAGAAAGGAGGAACTAGGGTTGGTATTGACGAGAACAGTGGGCGGTAGAGGTGAGAAACAGGCGGAGCAGTGAGAGCGAAGGTGAGAGTCGTGGAGAGAGGAGGCTAGGGGTGGGAGTGGAGGGGTCAGGTCTAACCCCATTTCTGTGTCCTCACTCATTCTCATCTCCATTCTTTACCATACGGAATGCCGGCATTCTCAATTCTAGTTCTTAATACCGCTGCTCCCTTCTCCCCCTTCCTAAACCATCCATTTAGGAAAACAGAAATATAACCACACAGTTTATTTGCTTATTTATGATGTTTTTAATACACAACACCTGCAAAAATTGATGACAAAATCTATCCCAATGGAAGGTAGACAAGAGCACAGACATCTGAGCACATATTTACCAGCCTATCATATCAAAAAACAATAGTTGAAATGCCATTCTTCCTGAGAGTTTGGCCCCTTGATCAAGACTGCCATGAAGCAAACCCATAATTCATTAGGGGAGGATACCATGTTCACTCTCATTGGCAGTGGGCGGACCTGGGAATGAGTCAAGTGACAGAACTCTGAAAACTTGCCTCGAGGAAATCCCTCAACAAATCCAAACATTATAGTTACTGGGTTGccttcataataataataaagaaaacaaattcttCCCATTGAATTTCCAGGACAAGTGCAACAGCTGTGCCAATTTCCAACAGCTTAAACAATTGAGTAATCAAAATTGTTTGTCTCTATATCAACTGATGGAGTCCACCGGACCATGATCAAATTTCATCATATTTTACAGATAAAATACCAGTTATTCAGAAAAGCATGGACTGTGATCTTCCTGTGCAGTTTTCCTTCATCACATCCTGTATGCGACTTCAGTTGCTTCATTACATCAGTTTCTGATTTCTAACTTCAACAACTGTATTAAcacccaaaaggaaaaaaaggaactaAGCGACTATTCAACAGTTAAGACTAGAAGAGTTTTAGAATTGAACTGGAAAGGGTTCAAATAGAGGAAGAAGGAAGAAACTCACCAAAAGAACTATTGTTTCACTTTTAGTGTGGTCTCAATGCGTTGGATGAGCTGATCTGCAGTCAAAGCACCTTCCTGGAATTCATCAGACAGGAATAGTAACAAAGAAAttagaacataaaaaataaataaactagtGGCAATAGaacaaccaaaagaaaaatacaatcaaaagtACAGTGAAAACCAAGATAACCATTTGACTAAGGTGCCACTGTACAACCAGAGGCCCAACCATGCATTGTATAAATGCAGAAGAAAATTCTGTAGACATCATCTCCTATGCCAAAGAGAAAACCTTCATTGGCTAATCCCGTGAAAAAGTATAATTCAATAGAGTCAAAGTGTGTGAAAACCAAGCCAGTGCTACAAGAAGGAAGCCTAAGAACTGGGTCATTGCCAGTGTAAGGTTTGCCTGTAAGTTAAGAAGGCAGTTAACAGTCATGTTACAGGGGCTGCCCATTCACAGGCATGTGAAAGATGAAAATCATGTGGACAATTCATGACAATTTCCCAAAAAGGTTATTTTGTACAAGTGCATACAAGATACGAATTCCACTTACAAAGCGATCATACGGCTTCCCATCTTTAAATATGATGAAAGTAGGCAATGCCTCTATTCGGTACTTATCAGCAATGCTTGGGTATTTCTCAGTATCAATTTTCACCACCTGGATCTTGTCTTTCAGAGAAGCACCGACTTCGTTGAGGATAGGAACCATGAACTGACAAGGGCCACACCTGGAAACCAGTAATTTGTTACTTCTAGTTTTATTTAGTTTCCTCAATATCTCATAGAAATAGAGACTCCTTAGAACAGCACACCCTCAAGGAAACACTTCAATGAGGGACTGACCTAGCATGTCTTATTGATGGAATATAATTTGGCTTAAAATCTCACATTTTGCTGCCAAGACAGCTAATTCAGGTTATCATCTAGCTTACAACAAAATAACAAACCATCTCATatcattttccttctatttaAAGAGCAAACAAACGGTGGCAAGTAtgggatttattttattttatttcattttttaaaaaaagttaaaaaaaaaatggaaaaactcACCAAGTTGCATAGAAGTCTACCAGTACAGGTTTGTCAGAATTTGCTAGCAATTCATCCAAGGAAGAAAATGTTTGCTTCTTTGCTTCAACCTAAAGAAATCACAACAATGTGGAATTTATGAACATTCCAATATACTTTACTCTGGGTAACAGGCAGTTAGTAAGCAtgtcaaatcaaatatttaagcACCAGTTAGATATCTAGATTACAACTTTTCATGACTCTTTTAACTTTGAAATCATAGCTTCCAACTTGGAAGGTTAACAGGCAAAGCAGTGCACAATTATATGGTCACTATGACACGTTGTTTCTAGATTAACTACTAGTCCATACAAACAAGGAACATTACAATTCTATCAGATGACAATTGAGTGCTCGTATGCAGCGAACAATGGTATAGAGCTAAATAGCAGATGAAGTACATTAGCTGGTTTACATTGTCAAATTGGAAACTATGGGTATGTTTGGAATTTGCTgtcaaaaacagttttatgtttttaagaacaaaaaaataaaataaaggaaaacatgtttgacaatcaGGAAACAAGATGTTttatgagaatatattttaattgttttcagtcgttttcacttaattttaaaGATCTGTTTTAAaagataatcatacaaatacggagaatgattgaaaataaagcactacaacaaaagttatttaaaaaacatagaaaataggttGACAACATTTCAAGTTCCAATGAAATGTTTCCAAACAGACTTCCAACAGACTTCCATTCTAGAAAacattaaagaacaattttcaaaaaccatttttcaaaaccgtttttgaaaacacttccaAATAGAGTCTATAAAACtctattatttccttttatttttctctgttGAGAAAACCATGAGTTGTCTGTCTCTCATTTACATGACCTAACATTTCTCCTCAACTCAAGCGTTCACACCCTCAATTAAGCAACCCAAACGCACTTAATCCCAAAGGTTGTGTTTGTGTTTGGCCCTCGCAACCAACAAATGCAACGACATGAAAATGCTGAAATTCACTTCATTCTCACTAACCAATCTTAATTTTTCCAGGAATGACTATCCTCTAAACAAACATATGCGCAATCAACAAGAAAAACGCACGAGAAAATAAAAGGCGAATCCTTGCATCTAGCACAAAATGTCTCCACCAACTGATCCAACACACCACAACACATTCCCAAAACAGAATATACAAACACCGTTCACAAGAATTCGGAAAAttccaataaaataaatccacagcattttgaattttaataataataattataaaaaaggcACCGAAGCAAAACAAATTACCACAGGAAGGGTTCGAGGCCTAGACGGGGATGAAATTCCGTTGTTGCCGATTCGAATAGGGCGGAGCTGCCTAGGAAACTGCAAGGGGGACGATGAGAAGAGCTTGGAAGAAggggaggaagaagaaaaggcTAAAGGAGTGGGGCGTTGAGAATTCAACGCACGAACTGTAGAGAAAGTGAGCGAGGTGGCCATTGGAGAGAAACCCTAGAACCAGATGTTTTGGATAAAAATGGAACTGGACCAGAAAAATCTGCTGGGAAGGGAGGAGAAAAAGAAGTGCGGAGACGAAGAGAACAAGAAGAGAGATGTTAAGGTGCGGAGTTAGTAGAATAATAAATAGGAGGATCAGATCCGCGGGTGTGGGCGTTTCACAGCTATGATCCGACGGCCAGCATACATTATCACACTTAGAGATCCCAGCAGCCAGATGTGTGTGCTTCCCATTTTCTTACTTTATTTTCACGTGAACCCCAAGCAAGATAGAAGATATCGTGGGAAAATGACTACTCCaataatttacattttcttttaccaaaaagattaaaaatcgGATTCAGTATTCAAAAAGAAATATGAGTATGcataaaagattttaaataattcaatataaaaCATAATGAGAAAATCTTTATAGAATCAATCCAACCACGTTCTAGTAAGAAACACTAGTGGAGGCAAGAAGTGGAACTACCGGAAAGCCAACAAGATCCTCTTCAAATTCGGGTAGGACGGAAATGctactttttatttgaattttaaagtgGTAAGAACTTCTACTTATTAGACCAATGTGTAAGGCCAAAATGAAGACTACATGTGAGGAAAACGGTTGAGTCTAAATCCTACAaacttaagtttttttaaaaattgattattcaATGGAATGAAgatgtaaataataaaacaatgtaCAAACAATGAGACCGGACATGGAATAAAACAATAGGATCTAAATGCATATATGATACAACCTGATTGATTATGCGATTTGACGATGTAAGGGGACCTTTTTTTAACATTAGTGAGTTTGGTAAAGGAGGCTGACTTTATGGGCTGGATGAACACGTATGACCGGAGATGAGAGGAGCAGCAATACAATGTTGATCATCACTTTACGTAGGCTCCTGCATGCCACAATGTTGATCGTCACTTTCCAGAACACTAAAACCATTTCAGGGTTCAGAGAATATTCGTAAGATTCCGCACTCAAAACAGCTCTCTTAACAATAAACTTGCAACATCAAATAATGTTAAATTACAACGTGGAAGGTTGATGTCGTGGCAGTAAGTTATGGCCAAACCTCATCCATCACTAGTCAATGTGAGTGCCAGAAAAACTACTGTAAGTGCAGAGAATATGGTTGCACAGGCAAATACCCACATCGCCCTGCTCCTCACCCTGCCACTACTATGGCTTGCCGGGCTCCCCATCTCCACCTCTTTTAGAAGCTCCCTCACCTCATCCATATTTGAGTCTTTTGCAGCTTGGGTTAGTCTACCATGAATTTTATCAAGCCTACTCAGCCTTTTACTTCGGGATGCATCCTTGGCAGACCAGATAAAACCCGTCATCTTCCACAGAAGAATGCCCACATAGATGGCCACAACACAGTCCACAGTGTAATGGTGGCGTTCCCGTATTTCCCTTTGGGCACTGTGCAATACAAACAGCCATATGACAGCCGAGCTGAAACCTCCATAAGCTTCctgcaaacattttttttgacaCAGAGAAAGACACAAAATTTAGTATTATGCATTTTAAGCCTCAGTGCTACTGATCAATAAATGTCAAGAGGAGGGATTGCAAGTGTTTAATAAATATACCGTCCAAGCCATAGCAGTCAGTACTGCTACAAGAATGTGGCCACTGAATATGAGGTCATTGCATCCTCCTCCAGCTTTCTTTAGCAGATTGTACCATGAACCGTCAGTAGTAATTGGTCGCAGGAAGTCTATAAGGAAGCTCATTGAACCCCAATCAGGACGAAAGTCACCAAGGTAATTTCCAACATCAGctgagaaagagaagagaattaTTAAACCCACCTCCCTGTAAAACAGGAACCATCTGTAGTAGTTCTTAGGGTAGATCTAATAATGGAGAACATAGAACTCATGAAAGGCAAGGGAGCCAAGGTTACAGAATTTAACCCTTTTTCCAACATTGAAAACTAAAGAAAACTCTCTCAGGGCTTCTGTACGTATCAACAATGAATTTAGATTTCCAGGAGATTGGATGTTGATTGAATTGAAGATTCACTAAAATCTTGTAAGCACCTTAGTTATTCCAAACCCAATAGGCAAGTAGAAGATGTGAACCTAAGAATTAATAGGACTTATAAAGAAATTTCATAGAGAAAATTGAGATGAAACagtgaatctggacaatctgattTTTGCCATGGGTACTCTAGCAGTAATCAAGCGAATATAGAGCTTAAAATCCCTTTTTCTCGCCTCAAGGCTCCAATACAAAACCACTTCAAATGCATTAAATCCATAAAATGAGAGGAAATTAGTTGGGTACAAAACACATACCATAGGCTATATCACGTTCTATTACTTGACGAATAGCAGCTGGATCCGAAGCATAAGGGACATAATATTTTTGAGCCCAATGATGTGGGTGTGCAGGAACTCTGAAGCGGGCAAAAGCACACCAAGGCCGGGCCGAAGGCAGAATTGTAGATACAAAAGTTATGGCCCGAAGAAATCGCCCTATTGCCATGGTGAACATGTACCTAGCACCTAGCCCAAGGCCAGGAGCTTTTACAGAGTCGAATAATACTGAGAAAGCCAGCATCATGAACAGCATCAAAAAATGGTGCAATCCAATAATATGCGCTCTAAGTATCTCAACCACCGTAGGAGGAAGTTTCTCATTCAATGCCAGGAGAAACCACTGGCCAGTGTCAGGAAGGGGAGGAGTATCACTGCCAGACATGAATAAGCCAATTGATTGTCTCATTGCTCAACATACAGTAAACACAAAGTTGAACTAGTGTTGAAAGATTATGATATTATCTTGGTAGAAATATTCCTGAAAATGGACTCAGCTGTTGATAAATATCCATGAAGCATTCTGGAGGATCAGATCCACCAACAGAAACTATCACGTCTAATAGATGTTTTCTGATCCAGTCGCAATGAGTTGATAGCATTTTCAGGTTATATCAAATGATTCTTTAAAGAAGAAATTGCAGCATCTGCAATAattaaatctctctctctctataggGATTTTCAGATTCAGCTTGAATAATGATCCTTAAAAAGAGGAATCATTGCATCTGTATGTATTTAAATCTCTCAGTCTCCTGAGATGTTTTCATATCTAGTTCAAATGACGCGTGACTTTATTTTCATGTTATATCaaataatactttaaaaaagGACCTTTTTTATGGGCAAAAAGTAATATTATCAACAGCGCCTAATCAGAAGAGGGCACACCAAAGCTTGAAAAAAGGACTTGTTGCATCCTATGTATTTAAAATCTCTCTTTCTGTGAGTGTGTGCATCAACATATAAAGCATTACCTATGTTAAGGAATCAACATGATACGAATAAAAGTGTCCTTGTTAGAGATGTTTGAATATAATAACACTTATGTACATACAGCACAGTTATAAAttctctccttctctctctgtgtgtatgtgaaaattttcaatcttaccTACATGCAACCTGACACCAATACAAGTATCCTCATTGCTGAGTGGTTTGCATATGTTAAGAACAtttatgtgtgtgtatatagtTAAGGGTTGGGCCCCAAttttaatgatgatttttaGCAAGA is drawn from Vitis riparia cultivar Riparia Gloire de Montpellier isolate 1030 chromosome 18, EGFV_Vit.rip_1.0, whole genome shotgun sequence and contains these coding sequences:
- the LOC117905379 gene encoding thioredoxin-like protein slr0233, whose amino-acid sequence is MATSLTFSTVRALNSQRPTPLAFSSSSPSSKLFSSSPLQFPRQLRPIRIGNNGISSPSRPRTLPVVEAKKQTFSSLDELLANSDKPVLVDFYATWCGPCQFMVPILNEVGASLKDKIQVVKIDTEKYPSIADKYRIEALPTFIIFKDGKPYDRFEGALTADQLIQRIETTLKVKQ
- the LOC117905378 gene encoding uncharacterized protein LOC117905378, giving the protein MKWRPPATARARAGGLGVAAISYVAVDYLRYLAPAWHSWLMPALWSVLALVAVARVPFYKHWSMEFRSVLPFVASMIFMLSTCLFEVLSVRSVTAVLGLDWHSDTPPLPDTGQWFLLALNEKLPPTVVEILRAHIIGLHHFLMLFMMLAFSVLFDSVKAPGLGLGARYMFTMAIGRFLRAITFVSTILPSARPWCAFARFRVPAHPHHWAQKYYVPYASDPAAIRQVIERDIAYADVGNYLGDFRPDWGSMSFLIDFLRPITTDGSWYNLLKKAGGGCNDLIFSGHILVAVLTAMAWTEAYGGFSSAVIWLFVLHSAQREIRERHHYTVDCVVAIYVGILLWKMTGFIWSAKDASRSKRLSRLDKIHGRLTQAAKDSNMDEVRELLKEVEMGSPASHSSGRVRSRAMWVFACATIFSALTVVFLALTLTSDG